Part of the Deferribacterota bacterium genome, AGTTTTTCTTACTATTAATATATCATATATACTAACAATAATATATATAGCACTACTTATTTATATATATTTTAAAGAAACAAATTTAGAAACTATAAAAAATTCTACTGAAAATACAAGATTTATAGATAAAATAATAATAAAAAAAGGCAAGAACCCAATCTCCCTTTCTTTTTTGCCAATATTAATATTTATCACCATATACCTCTACTTATTTGGTTTTGATGAGAAAATTATTAGCGAAGCAAACACAATAATTAAAAAAATAAATGACCTTGTAAAAGATAAAACAAACTATGACACTTTTATGATTAATATTGAAAATGTTAGATTCCTTGTTAATTTACTGCCTTCATTTATCTCAAGTTATGCAATCCTAATCTCATACACAACAATTCAATTAATTGCTAAAAAAAATAATCATTTTTTGTTCTTTAAGATCCCTGACACCTATATTCCAATATTTATCATCCTTGGTTTTTGCATTGTAATAAATAACAATTTATTTAAATTAATTTCTGTCAATAGTCTTATTATATTCTCTACACTCTTTTTTCTACAAGGTTTTGACATCTTAAATTATATTCTAAATACATGGATTAAAAGACCAATTTTTAAAATTTTTATTTATGTATTAATATTTACACAACTACCTCTAATCATATTACTCACACTCTTTGGTATATTTGATAATTGGTTTAATTTTACAAACTATATAGATAAGAAAATAAATGGAAAATAATAACAGATGGAAACCCCTAAAATACTCCTTATTTTTATCAACTTTTTTATCATTATTGAAAATTATAGTAGGCTTACTAATAAATTCTTTAGCAATAATTGCTTCTGCAGTTGATAATATAATGGATATCATTAGCTCCACTTTTAACATGCTGGCCTTAAAAAAATCTGATGAGCCCCCCGATTCAAACCATAAATATGGACATTCCAAATTTGAACCTTTAGCTACCTATACTCAAGCATTGATACTAATTGCAACATCTCTATTTATCTTCTACAGAGCCATTGTTAAGATATATAGGGATCAACCAGTAAAAGAGATAAATGTTGGGGTTATAGTCATGTTAATCTCACTAATCTCAACATTATTCTTGATTATCTACTTAAACAAAAAAGCAAAAGAATATAATTCTAATCTTTTAAAGGCAGAAACCTTACACTATAAAACTGATGTATTCACAAATATAGGCATAATAATTACCTTAATTGCTATAAACTTTTGGGATATCTATTTTTTAGATCCAATAATTTCACTGGCTATTACCATATATATACTCTATGAGGCAATAAAACTACTACTTGAAAGTGTAAAAGAATTAACAGACTCAGAAGTTCCCTTTAATATTGAAGAATCAATAAATAGTATAATTAATGAGAAATTTTATAATGAGGTAGCAAATTTTCATAACCTTAGAACAAGAAAAGCAGGAAATAAGATTTTCATTGACATGCACATTACTTTAAATAATAATCCAACAATAACAAAGGCGCATAAAATAGTAAACTCTATTGAGGATAAGATTAAGGGTAAATATAAAAATGCTGATGTAACTATACATATTGAGCCATCAAATAAAGATTAAAGGAGTCTGTATTATGTTTGGAAATGAATATTTAATAGCAGATAGGCTTGGAGGAACCTCCTTTGGTAAAGAGGATACAATTTATAAATTTGAAAAGATTAAAAGGGCTAAAAGGGATGCCATAAAGGCCAATCCTGATAAAGAACTAATTGATCTTGGAGTTGGAGAACCTGATGAGAAAGCACCTGATGAAATAATAGAAGTACTCTATAAAGAAGCAAAAGATAAAGCTAATAGATTCTATGCAGATAATGGTATAGAGGAATTTAAGCAAGCCTGTGCAAAATATATGGATAATAGATTTGGTATTAAAGTTGATAGCAATAAAGAGGTCAACCACGCAATTGGTGCAAAATCAGCACTGTCAATGATACCTTTTATTTTTATAAACCCAGGAGATATAACAATAACCACAGTGCCTGGTTATCCTGTAATTGGAACACTCACAAAATATCTTGGTGGAGAGATATATAAATTGCCTCTCTTAAAAGAGAACAATTTCTTACCAGACCTAGAGTCAATACCAGAAGATATTTTAAGAAAAGCTAAATTGCTATATCTAAATTATCCAAACAACCCAACAGGGGCTATTGCTGAAAAAAACTTCATTAGAAAAGCTGTAGAATTTGCAGAAAAATATAATATTTTTATAATACATGATGCTGCATACATTGAATTAACATATACAGATAAACAAGAGTCCTTTCTCTCAGTAGAAAATGCAAAAAAACATGTTTTAGAGATTCATTCCCTTTCAAAATCATTCAATATGACGGGTTGGAGGATAGCTTTTGTTTGCGGGAATGAGTATATAGTTAAAGCTTTTGCAGCTGTAAAAGATAATATGGATTCCGGTCAATTTATACCTATTCAAAAAGCTGCAAGCTATGCCTTAGAACACCTTGAATATATTGAAAAAAATAGAAATAGATACAAAAGAAGACTTACAAAACTAACAGAGAAACTAAGGAATATTGGCTTTTATGTTAACGAGCCAAAAGGAACCTTTTATCTTTACTTCGAAATTCCTAAAGGGATAAAAAATGGACCTACCTTTAAAACAGCTGAGGATTTTTGCGAATTTCTAATAAGAGAGAAAATGATATCATCTGTTCCATGGGATGATGCTGGACATTTCATTAGATTTTGTGTAGCCTTTGAAGCCTCCCGCAAACAAGAAGATAATATTATAGACGAAATAGAAAAACGATTGAGAAGTGAAGAATATTTATTTTAAATGGATATTGTTTTTTTTGGAACCCCTGAAATAGCTCTACCATCATTAGAAAAACTACACAACAGATATAATGTAAGATTAATTGTCTGCAAAATTGATAAACCAAAGAATAGAGGACACAAATATGTATACGCCCCTACAAAGGAATTTGCAATAAAACACAAAATAGAAGTTTTCCAACCAAAAAGCCTTAAAAACAATATTGAGGCCATAGAAATAATAAAGACAATTAAGCCTGATTTTTTAGTAGTTGTAGCTTATGGCCTAATAATACCAAAAGAAATACTAAAAATACCAAAGAAAGCTCCTATAAATGTGCATTTTTCACTTTTACCAAAATATAGGGGAGCTGCACCTGTAAATTGGGCTATAATAAATGGAGAGAAATACACTGGCGTTACAACAATGTTAATGAATGAGAAATTAGATGCAGGCGATATTTTGCTGCAAGATTATACAACCATAGATAAAAAAGATGCCCAACAATTAAATAGTGAATTATCTATAATGGGTTCTAATCTGCTTATAAAAACTTTAGACAATTTTAATAGAATTAAACCAAAAAAACAAAATGAAGAAAGAGTGAACTTTGCTCCAATGCTAAAAAAAGAGGACGGTATAATTAACTGGAGTGAGAGCGCTAAAAGAATAGAATGCAGGATAAGGGGTTTAATCCCCTGGCCTACAGCTTACTCATTTCTTAATAAAAAAAGAATAAAATTTTATAAAGCACATGTTAAACGTGATAACCACCATGAAAATGGGTTTAAAGTAGGCCAAATTATGATGATAACCAAAGATAATATATATATTAAAACAGGTAAAGATATATTGGTAGTTGATGAATTACAGTTAGAAGGTAAAAAAAGAATGAAGGCAG contains:
- a CDS encoding DUF2232 domain-containing protein, encoding VFLTINISYILTIIYIALLIYIYFKETNLETIKNSTENTRFIDKIIIKKGKNPISLSFLPILIFITIYLYLFGFDEKIISEANTIIKKINDLVKDKTNYDTFMINIENVRFLVNLLPSFISSYAILISYTTIQLIAKKNNHFLFFKIPDTYIPIFIILGFCIVINNNLFKLISVNSLIIFSTLFFLQGFDILNYILNTWIKRPIFKIFIYVLIFTQLPLIILLTLFGIFDNWFNFTNYIDKKINGK
- a CDS encoding cation diffusion facilitator family transporter, with protein sequence MENNNRWKPLKYSLFLSTFLSLLKIIVGLLINSLAIIASAVDNIMDIISSTFNMLALKKSDEPPDSNHKYGHSKFEPLATYTQALILIATSLFIFYRAIVKIYRDQPVKEINVGVIVMLISLISTLFLIIYLNKKAKEYNSNLLKAETLHYKTDVFTNIGIIITLIAINFWDIYFLDPIISLAITIYILYEAIKLLLESVKELTDSEVPFNIEESINSIINEKFYNEVANFHNLRTRKAGNKIFIDMHITLNNNPTITKAHKIVNSIEDKIKGKYKNADVTIHIEPSNKD
- a CDS encoding LL-diaminopimelate aminotransferase; amino-acid sequence: MFGNEYLIADRLGGTSFGKEDTIYKFEKIKRAKRDAIKANPDKELIDLGVGEPDEKAPDEIIEVLYKEAKDKANRFYADNGIEEFKQACAKYMDNRFGIKVDSNKEVNHAIGAKSALSMIPFIFINPGDITITTVPGYPVIGTLTKYLGGEIYKLPLLKENNFLPDLESIPEDILRKAKLLYLNYPNNPTGAIAEKNFIRKAVEFAEKYNIFIIHDAAYIELTYTDKQESFLSVENAKKHVLEIHSLSKSFNMTGWRIAFVCGNEYIVKAFAAVKDNMDSGQFIPIQKAASYALEHLEYIEKNRNRYKRRLTKLTEKLRNIGFYVNEPKGTFYLYFEIPKGIKNGPTFKTAEDFCEFLIREKMISSVPWDDAGHFIRFCVAFEASRKQEDNIIDEIEKRLRSEEYLF
- the fmt gene encoding methionyl-tRNA formyltransferase gives rise to the protein MDIVFFGTPEIALPSLEKLHNRYNVRLIVCKIDKPKNRGHKYVYAPTKEFAIKHKIEVFQPKSLKNNIEAIEIIKTIKPDFLVVVAYGLIIPKEILKIPKKAPINVHFSLLPKYRGAAPVNWAIINGEKYTGVTTMLMNEKLDAGDILLQDYTTIDKKDAQQLNSELSIMGSNLLIKTLDNFNRIKPKKQNEERVNFAPMLKKEDGIINWSESAKRIECRIRGLIPWPTAYSFLNKKRIKFYKAHVKRDNHHENGFKVGQIMMITKDNIYIKTGKDILVVDELQLEGKKRMKAGEFIRGSQIKIGDIFK